AATATCCATCTAACTCATTAAAAATTCTAAAATGAATCCCACAAAATCTCTCAAAAATCTCATCTATAATTTTATATTCAGCTTTCATATTTATTCCcacttaaataaatatataaaatcataGCCGACATTTGTAGAAACGTTGTTGAATTAAAGAACGTGCTTTAGTATACGAACGGTATTTTGCCTCAATTATCGATAGTTTATAACAAATGGTTTTAAAAGTTCCGTAGAAACGTTACTCTTGTAGACGATATTTATGCTCTTAGAGCTCTCTTTTAGATGTGGACGCTCTTAGAACTCTCTTTTAAAACTTATAAAATGGAAGAGGAGTAAATATGTAAGTCAAAATATAGAAATTCTTCTTCTCTCAAATATTCTCTCCTCATCAATTCATCACAAAATCTCAATATAACTTTCTTCTTTTCCAACAAAACTATAACATAGACTTGTATACAACATAAATACAAATTTCCAATCTAAATAGACACTTGATAAAATTACTATACTCAAACATTTGCCTATTTTGTTTAATGCACCTCAAGAACAAACTCAAACCTCATTTTCTCCCCTTCCATAATCACTTTTCCCTTCATAACTATCAACCACAACCGCAACCTTTTGCACATTTTTGTATGAATATCTTCTAGCAAAGAACACAAACAAGAACAAATTCACAGTAGTCATACCTGCCAATAGCCAATAAAATTTGTCCAATCTACTACTATTCAAATCCTTACCAATCCAACTCTTCCCATTCTTCATTGTCATGTGATCAACCAAAGTTATCAACATACTACTAATGAAATTTGCTGCTCCAATCACACTTAAATAAAAAGCTATTCCTAAGCTTCTCATTGAATCAGGAACCTGGTCATAGAAATATTCTTGTAATCCCACAAGTGTAAATCCATCACCAAAACCAATTATTAGAAACTGTGGAACCAGCCAAAAAACACTCATAAGTGATTCCTTTTTAATAGCTTCTAATCTTTTCTGCTCAACTATAGCTGCTACTATCATTGTAATAATAGTGAATAACATTCCAAAACCAATTCTTTGAAGGATGTTGATTCCTCTCTCATTTTGGTTTATTTTTCTTAGCATAGGTACTAGGATTTTGTCATAGATGGCTACTGAAATTATCATTCCTAAGGCTGCAACTGTGAAAATTGAAGCTGGTGGAAGTTCAAAGGTTTTGCCTATTTTTCTGTTCATTGTTGCACTTTGTTTGATGAAGAATGTTGATGTTTGTGCCACACTTACTCCAAATGGGATAGTGAATATCCAAATTGGAATCATGTTTATTAGAAGTTTCATTTCTTCAACTGTTGTTACATTTACTAGCTTCCATggactttgtttttcaactaagTTTCCATCGTTTTCAATTATAGCTGCCTTGTCAAGAAATCTGAAAACAAATAGTCAAATCATGAATTATAAGTTTTGAGATATTGAGGAAAAGTGTCTTCTAAACTATATATTTCTTAATATTTGTAGGGTTCAACCTAACTCATATCCACAAAATCGATTTGTAAGATGGAGATTgtcccccacttataaacacaacacatGTCATATCTATCTCTATGTAATGTGACTCAACTCAATGAAGTTGTTGGAAACTACAATGAAAGCAACTCAAATTCCACAATTACGCGACTAAGGCGGACCACAAAAAAGACAGAATTTCCAATACACCCCTTAATACCATTTTAGAATTGTGAGTTAGACTTAACTTATCCCTATAAAACGGCTTATAAGATCAAGATTTTCCCTAgttataaacattttatcaaattAGTTATTGGTTGATGTAAGACTCATAACCCACACTCGTACGCACATGATTAGACATTAAGAGCATAAGCATAAAAGATAGATGGCCCGTTAGAAAAACTTAACTCAATGAAGGTGTGGGAGACTACAAGAAAGGCAAGTGAAATCCCATAATAAGGCGATTAGAGAAGGATTACAACAAGGACAAAATTTTCAACTATATTATGAAGGTTGATcatcaaacacaaacacaatataAAGTATCAGTGCTACATAGATCAAACACGCTTCAATAATATAAAATGTGAGTGATACATAGTACAAAATTTTGTAGTACCGACCATTTTGTTCAATTGTGTGTTTGGTGTCTGACAAATATCAATGTATGATCGAAAGAGGCAAGACACATACCTGAGTTTTTTAGTGTGACAAAGAAACTTCTTTTTGTTGCCAGGAGACTTAGCAACCTCATACAATTGATCAGTACTAGAAGGATATGGAAGCTTCCTCTTAGAGATAGCAGCAACAAGAACTTGCAACATTGGAGTCAAAGGACTCCCACAAGGTATCCTATACCTATAAAAAGGCCTTCCAACAACAAATACAACAAGTGAAATCGCCATAACTCCAGTAAAAATAATATCAGCAGCACCCCAATTTAAATTATCTTGTATATAAACAATCAAGGTCACTCCTAGAATAAGTCCACTACACAAAGCACAATTCCACCAATtgaaaaatgacattttttgctTCCTTTCTTCAACATGATCCTCATCAAATTGATCAGCTCCAAAGCTCTCCAAAGAGGGCTTATGTCCTCCAGTTCCTATAGATATTGAGTATATAGCCACAAAGAAAACCACTTCATGAATTTTTCTTGGTTCATTGCATGTCATAGTGTGATCACATGGCTTTAAGCTTGGTAAGAACCATGATAGTGTAAGTAGTACCAAACCCTGTGATCAAGAATTTGTTAAAGTTATTATTTTAGTAGCAAACTTTTATATGGACTTGACCTAATACAGGAGTTGTTTGCATCCAGCAGATTCGAATCCGAAATCTTGAGAGGAGCACAGTCTCAAGAACGAAGCCTTTACCACTAGACTAACTCCTGGGGTCTATGAAGTCCTAATTAAGTTTTAATGACATAATAATTGAGGTTAATTACCATAAGATAAGCAATGGATGATGCAAACACAGTGGAGTAACGACCCAAATATGCATCAGCTATGAATCCACCAAACAATGGCATTAGAGTTGTGACACCTGTCCAATAGTTAACATTCCTTGCTGCTGTTTTTAGGTCTTGATGCATAACCTTTGTGAGGTAAAGGACTAAGCTTGTTGCTATTCCAAAATAGCTTAATCTCTCACTAAACTCAATTGCTGAAAACAAGTATTAAGAGATTAATCATTCTATTATAGTTAATTATTGTAGCAAATTCAAGTAAAATAATAATGTAACAAAGGATTTAAATAAAGAACACAATCaaactttcgtcatttcaatCGGTATAGATATTGCAATCTTGTAGTCATAAAGATTTTTGCCATTTTAATCGATACAAATATTGCAATATTGATTGCAGTCATCgcagtttgaagatgatttgtcACTAGTATAATGCATGAGGAATTTTATAAACTAGTGGAAGATGTGGGTCATGAATCAATTTGCTTAATTATATTCAATGAACATGATTAATAAATTTTGTGGTAGATGGATTATCATAAAACAAAGCataataatatgttattttgCAGTATCTGATCTAGTATATACTAAAAAAATGACTAGGAATATAGAGCAGCACAATtaaagtaaaattattttattaaaaaaataaaatataacacaaaaggatgataattatttttttatcttaagTTTACTACTCATCTAATGACGAATTTTTACTGAAGTAAATATTTGTGCGGAAAAAAAAGTGTCGAATTTAAAATTTTTCTTATAAGATTTAATACTATTGAAAGAGATATTTTAACATGTTTTATCagtgcttttttttttatatgtatatgAATGTCAATTTGTATATATTAGTTAAGATATTTGCGGAGATTGACCCATTTAAGAATGAGGATGGAGAACATATTTTCATCTCAAATAaactataataaattttttaattaattaataattttaaatttttatataatattatttattattttatataatttattttataatgtttatatatatatatatatatatatatatatataaaacaatatatttattttagatagttaattcttaattttttaatttcaaattttaaatttggttaaaaaatatgaatatatTTGGTTAATGTTTATAGATCTCCAGGGAACACGAAAACAATGAAAATGAGAATCCATGGAGTTCGCATGAATAGATATGAGATAGAATTTTCCAACGACGTAAATTTGAGATGAAAATGGAGAATAAACTTGAGGGCATGGTATGAGGATGCATCTCCTCGCACCAACTCCATCTGATTGACATCCTAAAATTTGCAAGGAAAACCTGATTGATTTGTAATAATTGGTTTAAAGCAAGAAGCATCTTGAAAAGGAAAATGATGCTTTAAGATTAGTTTTCTTTGTGTGGTTTGTATGGTTTTATCATTCCGCAATATTAGTGGTTGTGGGAATTCAACTCTAAAAATGAAAATGAGCACCTGAAGATATATAAAGTAGATGATTATCTTAAACTACTTAAACCAATACAAACCGATTAATGTGCGCATAGTGGTCCTATCCACAATCTAGTCTTGTACTATCAGATTATAACTTTCCAAATGAGGTACATATCTCATAAACTTTTCAATCTTTTTATTCAATCATAAAGTAAAGTTATCAAATCATCACTTGGATTATTATTGTGAATTTTAGAGAGGGTTGCCTTCACTTATTAATCTACGTCCAATATTATTGGTTTGGTGCGTAAATATAAAAGATGAGTGGTCTGATTATTAATCTACGTCCAATATTATTGGTTTGGTGCGTAAATATAAAAGATGAGTGGTCTGATAATAAAAATCGGATAGTTATACTAAACTCAGACATTTTAAAAATGTAGGTTGAATTTAACTTAATCTTCTAAAACTGAATTGTAAGATGAACTTATTATTAGAATGGAGATGAAGAATATTAACTTCCTCTTTAGGTTTTAATGGTTAATAAAATGTGCTTCAAAATAACAATGAAGTTGGTTTGTAAAAAGAGGCTAAATACTCATTCAAGTTCAACACACTTCTTAAGTgttaatgaaaaataataaactagGAATCAAGAATAGGGTTTTTgctaattaattgaaaatttgaaCTTATGCTAAAAGCTAAATGAAATTTGATAAAAGTAGATGCATGATTGGAGTACTTCAAAAGTGGTAGACGAATACTAATTAATAGGTGAAAGTTTGAGGAAAAGGAGTTTTATGCACTTTATAGAAAGACAAGATTTAGGAGCATAATTAGATTGAAAACAAATATTTCTTACCAATAATGAAAAAAGCAGCTTTCCAAGAACCAGTTGAAGCTCGAAGTGGAACTCTTCCCTTATGATCAACAGAAGAATCATGAACCCATTTCATATCATCATCTTCTGGATTCATCTTCTCCATCTTGCAATATTGCAACTAGAAAAGTTTTTGGATATAGCTCAAATATTTTAGACTATTGAGAATAATATGTGAGCTAGTTGTGTACTGACTGTCTTTACTTAACATCCTTTTATAGGGAAAAAAAGGTTTGATTTGCTTTTACTTTATACATcactaaaaaaaaatatgaattatccaaaaaataataataaaattttaaaaaaaatagtagtaaatCCGTACTGTAATTTATTTACATGTCATGTTAGtctcttataaaatttaatcGAGTCATGTTAATCcctcactaatatttttttcaaactggtttttttcttatttttgaacCGTGACTTGACTGCTAATGAAGACTCACTTTTGTCACAAAAAAGAGAGTACAAATTAGTCCATAAGAAAAAATccatatttaatcccttacaaaatttgaCTGAGCTATGTTAGTCCCTATTGAGTACATGTTAGAAGTTAAATATCTTTGCACATGGTCTTCAAAATATGAATTTCCACCAGAAACTGCGTTATCTAGTATACCTAATTGTTCATTGAATACTCTGTTTTCATCAAAATCTAAGGAATATAGTATATAAAccaattttcttccaacatatcatgtgtattattttcTCCCCAGTATTGTTTACAAAAGTAAGAAATTAGCTTAAATTATCCTAGTAGTAAAACTAAACTTCCTAaaaagatcattaacaactaaaacaataacaacacataatacacaagaatacataacaagaAAAATCGTAGTTACTCACCCATAAGCCTGATAATAAACCCAACACAAAAAACATTAATATGGTATcgcgatgatttatctacaataccttcacaaataatttcaaatcaacAGTAGTAAAACACGAGTCCAGtcacgatttaaaaatagaaacaaTCGTTTGAAACACAATATTAAAATAGGGACTAGCATGAAtcaattaaattttgtaagggattaaatagagaTTTTTTTCTCAGGGACAAATTTAGACTCTCCCTTTTTTGTAAAGGactaaaatggatcttcactGGCAGTCCAgccacggttcaaaagtaagaaaaaaaccgTTTTTCCACGTGTATGAATCGGGTTCTTAGAGCGACGAAAGATGGAATTGAAATTTTGGTTTGAGCAATTCTGACTTGTTGATTGAGGAGATGGCACAACTATCTACGTTGTTGAATTCTGTACTTTTGTTTCGGCCTGATATTGGTGTCGTGGACAGATTTATTTGGTACGTAATAGTGGCGTTTTCTCCATTTGAGACAGTTATGTGTGGCTCAATTCTTTGTCTAGCTTAAGGCATGTATTAGATAAAGAGAAGACTCGACATTGTTCTATTGTTTGGAAGACTAAATCCCCTAGAAAATATCTTATTTTAGGTTGGAGCTTTATTCTAAATAATTACCAACTAGGAGtgaattgattaaaaaaggaGTTGTGGCCGATTTCAAAAATGCAGCTTGTTCGCTTTGTTTTAATGGCGAGGAGGATGTGACCCACTTGTTTTTTGATTGTACTGTTAGTTTGCAGGTTTGGAAAGATGTGAGCGGATGGCTCGAAGTGGATTTGCAAGATTAAGTATGATCATTTCCTTCTCTCTTTTTGAGTCTCAGGTCCAAATCTTATCTTTTAACAAGTTTCATATTGatctaaatttgttttttttagtttagCTGTCTGTTGGACTATTTAGTTTAGTAGAaatagtgttttttttttcatggaagattttgaaaattttcaaattatttgGAATGATTAAATTTGTGACTTGAGAATAGTTTTTGTTGTCATTAATTTAGCTAGCAAGGAATGTGTTATAAGCCGCAGAGTTGTGTTGTCCTCTATAAGTGTTTTTCTCTTTGTTTGTTTGCTATTCTTTTTAATTTGGATTGAGGACCCTGGTCCTCCTATTGAGTCCATCTTATTTGCCTATAAGAAAACATTGCACCAAAAAGAATATGATGTCACGCTATTCTAATATCAAATGAAGGACGGAGTATTTACCTACAAACAAATTAAACAACTAAAGATTGATTAAACATGCTGACATTTAGATTATTATCTTTTTGACTCCAAAGGTTTCAGAATATTTGACTTATCTTTTGGTGTGAATCCTAAACCACAAAATGTTATTCGCTAGCCATGTGGGAGTGTGATGCATATATAGTAAGTTGCTTACTAAGCATATAAAATGAATATAGGCACTATGCATATATGTTTTTGGTAAAATCCATGTTGCACATTTAGGTAAAAGTAagaagtaaaataatttttaaaaatgactttttttttaaataatcaaatttCAATACTAAACTAACCATCTTTTCCCATAATTTCTAATATAACCAtatttcgaataaataaaaattaaaaagaagatATTTATTGAATTGATTtcctatatattttttaattttttatagctATTGATAAATTTTCTGTTGATTTGACTTTACCTATAAATTTATTTGTGAATTTACGGATTTTTTAGTTTGTTATCTACAAGTAAATTCATAAGTAGATCCATAGATAATATCAAATCTGCAGAAAGATTCACCGGTaactaaaaaatttataaaaaaaaattaaagatgcCAATTTAATTATCGCCTActctttaattcttttttaatgtttgaaacgtagttatattaaaaattagaAGAAAGATCGGTTAGTTtagaattaaaattgaaaattttgattatttaaaaaaaatatttgtttattttaaaaacgAGAGTTacattaaaaaatttcaaatatcacATAGATAAAACATATAGTAAACTTATAAAGACTAGTTTTTGTAAGAATTagttaatttgaataaaaaactaAAGAATATGAGTTGAGAAAACTAAATAACACTACTAACATAAATTTGTGCACACATTCATGAGTCTTGCATGATAAAAACAAGTATCTTTTTTAGTAATAAGTAGCacttttgtaaagaaaataagaCAAGGAAATCCAtaatcttttaaacttttttcggTTATGGCCACAATTGAATATTGATTTTGACAATATTTAGCTAAAAATGTAGTCTATTCAAAGAAAAACAAATCCACCATACCTTTAGCTTAATCATGTGATTAAACCTTTGTAGCTTTAATAAAGTTTTCTTGTCTAATTACTATTTTTCCTTAAATCAACTTTTTGCCTTCAAATATTACAAGTTAGTCTCTGATTTTTTCTAAGAGATTTTAGTCCCTAGGTTTTCTAGTTTTATAGTCTTCATTTTATTCTTTACTCAAATTTATGTTAGGGTGACCAATTGATTGATGTTTTACTGTTTTTTTGGGTAAGAATTAACTCATAGTGTCGAcacgatttttattaaaataaagcaAAAAATTGTACTCAAATCACAAACTAACTCAAATGACAAAATTTAATaggaattttattttaaaaatgcattaatgattttcaTGAATAAGTTATTtgagaataaaaatataaaattcaattcttgaattttttataaaaattatttgatatataattttaatgtttttagaaaatttagtaattatattattttaaaaaaataaatgaaatttcaTGGGAATACAATCATTCAAATTTAGTAGTCTGTTTGGTAAATAGCGGTTAGCTGATAAGCTAGCAGATAGCTTATaactgatgactgatagcttatagcttatggctgatggttgagactgataactggtaagctaattgaagtgtttggtaaaattaacggttcaactaacttataaatgtaaagtgacataaaagatatttaatatataattatttaatttaaaattaaaataaattataaaggataaaaatgagtttatgtaaaaataataaggataaaaaatgaagaaaaaatgataagctataagctataagctaaaacgctatttgaaataacgtctaaaaaataagctataaactagtAAGCTATAAACTAGAGATGAAAAGACTGTTACAAAACGGGTCTAAATTGTCATATAAACTTATAAGCATAAGCTATAAGACTTAAACTCAAAATTATGCCTTACCATACAGAGTCTAAATGAATACGAAAGAAAATTTATACAATAGaaaaaagagagaataataaatatttaaatatataaaaaattatattaatattttattgattttataaaactgaattttaattttatatatatatatatatatatatatatatatatatatatatatatatatatatatatatatatatatatatatatatatatagttatacTAAAAAAGAGTGGGAGTATTTGAATTATTTTTGGATTATATCTTCTTATTGATTATGTAATTATGCATTATTGAAGCTATTTAGTTagattaattgtttatttttcatataataataacattatctcattatttaatatatttttcattttttttatctatgacttctataaaaagaaaatatgcaTACCTCAAAAGTTTGCTTTCTTTTTACATGTGTTGTAAGTCATAAAGAAGCATAATAATATTCCAATTGGAATACATAGAACAAATCAAACTATTATCAACTTCAcgaatcattttttttcttctgtccCTAAAAAGACGCTATTGGTTCTTCTACCACTCCACTTAGTAGTACTAGTGTACAGGACACCAAGTCTAGCTGATAAAATACTTGGATTGGAGAAGGCCTTGAAACTATATGTCAACATCATGGTGTGTGGCTTCTTGTGCTCCTCACATATCTGTCTTTGGTTAATATACTtgttgtgttatttatttatacCCCAAAGAAAACATATAGTATGCTGATACACCTAGCTATAACTTAACACATCTATAGCTATCTAGTGTTTTGTTTACCCTAATTTCTATCAACAAATATGattctttaaataaaaatattgaagtaTGTAAGAAAGAAAGTATAAGCAATTCCTCggattttgaatgtttttttttaagatatattaatcagagaactaagggttcttgAAATTTGATACACAAGAGACGAGTTAAATTTgaccaaaaaaaaatgaaattataaattaattgatCCTTATGAAAGGAGTAACAACAGATCTTTGCTAAActcgtaaaagttacaattggagTGAGTAATATCCCCTAAGAAAGATCACCTCCAAATCAAAGACTTAACATTCCAAAGCGTATTTAGAATATTTCAAGGATCTTTCCGAAAAAGGATGTCATTCCTAAGAAGCCATATGTTCCAAGTTGAAGCTAACCAAATGCAACTAAGTTTACCCTCCTTCATTTTCATGTGCTTGCAAGAATTATACCAATACATGAAACTCCCTTTAGGGTCCTCAACCTTTACATCCGACATACCAATCCACTCCGCTATTTCCTTCCAAATCAACTTGACAATAGAGCACTTAAAAAAGAGTGACCTACCGATTCCAGAACAACCCtataaaaaacacaagaaagagaATCATTAGGGAAAATAATACCTCTAATTCTAAAGAGATCCTTAGTCGCGATTCTGTTAATGAGAAGCCTCCACCCGAACGCTTTGATTTTGAACGGTATATCCATTTTCCATATAAGATTTAAGGCACAGTCAAACTTGTTGAAAGGATCGTATGGCGAACGAAAACCTGCAAGAAACCATTGTTTTCTATCTTCCATTTGACAGTGTCACTGCCCGTGGGGCTGCAAAAATCTGTTGCTAGAACTGTTTGCAGCGCATCCTCAACACGGGAACAAAAACAATGCCAAAGTACCCCCAACACCAAACATCCTCCCTCCAACCCCCATTCCGGCCACCAAAATGCGCTCCAATTTCGAAACATAATAGAGAGAAGGGAAACAATCTTTTAAAGGCAAATCCGAAATACACACAGAGTGCCAAAAAGAAGTTGTAAAACCTCTATCAATATTGAAAGTGCAGCTATTAATCATAACGTCATGATGTGAATTTTTCCCTAGAGAAAGAATGTCCTTCCaccaagaagaagagaaagatggAACGATGTTAAGAACTTCTCCGTTAAGGACCTACAAGCAAATATCACCATACCGGGCTAGTAATAAATTGAACCAGATAGACTCCGACCCTTAAAGAAAACTCCATCTCCATTTGTTGAGAAGAGCGACGTTGAAATCGTCGATTCTCTTCAAACCGAGACCTCCCTTTTCATACGGAAGACAAAAGTCGTTCCACCCCACCTAATGGATCTTCCTTTTCTCCTTCAAACCTCCCCATAAGAAACTATTTTTAATCTTAGTAATCTCTTTAACGATCGTCGTCGATAATATATAAAAAGACATAGTGAAGAAGGAAAGAGAGCACAAGACAGATTTTAAAAGCGTGATCCTCCATCCTAAGTTGAGAAATCTATTCTTCCAACCCGAAAGGCGTTTCCTTAATTTCTCCAAAAGCGGAGTCCACGACGAAATCCCCCTTGGATTAGACCCGACCGATATGCCAAGAAAAAAGAACACCTTTCCTTCCACTGTACAAGATAAAAGAGATGAAGCGGCTTCCAAAAGATTACTACTCACATTGATGCCAATAAGTTTACTTTTGTGATAATTGATACCAAAACCCGAGACCATTTCAAAAGCTTTCAAGACCGTCTTGATAGCCCAAACTTGTTTCCGAATTCCCTCCCCTATCAACAAAGTATCATCCGTGAATTGAAGAATGTCTACTTTGCACTTACCATTAAAAAGGAAACCTTCGAATTCTCCAATATAAATAGCCTTAGTCACCAAGCCTGTAAGCCCTTCCGCCACTAAAGTGAAAAGAAACAGCGAAAGCAGATCACCTTACCTCAAACCTCTCTCAACTTTGAGCTCCTTAGTCGGACTCTCATTCACAAGAATCGATATCTTACTTTGAAAAATCAATAAATCTATCCATTTCATCCATAAAGCCCCGAATTCCATTTTCTTCAACATTGAACTAAGGAAATTCCAATTCACTTTATTGTAAGCTTTTTCGAAATCCACCTTGAAAAGAAAATAACTCCTACCCTCCTTATTCGCATAATCGACCACTTCGTTAACTACCATGACTCCATCAAGAAGTTGTCTTtccggaacaaaagcactttggcaCAGAGAAATAATCGATTTTAAGACACTTTTGAGTCTACTCGCCAAAAGCTTGGAGATAGCTTTATAAATTCAGCCAATTAAGCAAATCGGTCTATAGTCGTCCAATCCTAGCAGATTAGGCGATTTAGGCACAAAATTCAAGAAAGATGAGATGACCGCCTTAGAGATAACACCAGCGGAATGAAAAACATTGAAGAAGCGAATAAAATATTCGTTAAGAAAGAACCAAGATTTCCTAATGAAGAAAAAACGAATAGCCATCTGGACCCGGACTTTTAGAACCCCCACAACCCCAAATAGCTTCTTTAATATCGTCTTCTCCGAAAGGAGATTCAAGAAAGTGGTTGTCTCTTTGATCTTATTGAAAGAAATACCATCTAGAGAGGGTCTAATCCGATCCAAGTCACCAAATTTAAGAGAGAAATGTGACTGAACTTCCTCCTTAATGTCTGAAAACGAATCCCCCAAGACACCCCTTGAATTAATATAACCGATATGATTATATCTTCTCATCTCTTTCACGACCTTATGAAAAAAACTGGTGTTAGAATCTCCGTCGCTAAGACATTTCAATCTAGACTTTTGGATAATCATATTCTCCTTAAGCCTTAGGTTTAACTAAAAACAACTTGAAGCCTTTTTCCTATTAAACACAATAGAGTTCCTCTCTCCTACAGAATCGTCCTCAAGAAACTCGTCCCCTTCACTCACATACCTCACCTCGTCCTTTACCCACAATTCTATCCTTCCAAAAACCTCTGTGTTCCACCATTTAAGCCTCTCTTTGAGAAGCCTAAACTTCTCCTTCAGAACAAAATCACACCTTTCTTCCACTACAATCTTCTTCCATTCATATTCAACAAAAGGAATAAAAGACTTGAAAGAAAACCACTCATTGTTGAACGTAAA
The Vicia villosa cultivar HV-30 ecotype Madison, WI linkage group LG6, Vvil1.0, whole genome shotgun sequence genome window above contains:
- the LOC131609302 gene encoding protein NRT1/ PTR FAMILY 5.6-like — encoded protein: MEKMNPEDDDMKWVHDSSVDHKGRVPLRASTGSWKAAFFIIAIEFSERLSYFGIATSLVLYLTKVMHQDLKTAARNVNYWTGVTTLMPLFGGFIADAYLGRYSTVFASSIAYLMGLVLLTLSWFLPSLKPCDHTMTCNEPRKIHEVVFFVAIYSISIGTGGHKPSLESFGADQFDEDHVEERKQKMSFFNWWNCALCSGLILGVTLIVYIQDNLNWGAADIIFTGVMAISLVVFVVGRPFYRYRIPCGSPLTPMLQVLVAAISKRKLPYPSSTDQLYEVAKSPGNKKKFLCHTKKLRFLDKAAIIENDGNLVEKQSPWKLVNVTTVEEMKLLINMIPIWIFTIPFGVSVAQTSTFFIKQSATMNRKIGKTFELPPASIFTVAALGMIISVAIYDKILVPMLRKINQNERGINILQRIGFGMLFTIITMIVAAIVEQKRLEAIKKESLMSVFWLVPQFLIIGFGDGFTLVGLQEYFYDQVPDSMRSLGIAFYLSVIGAANFISSMLITLVDHMTMKNGKSWIGKDLNSSRLDKFYWLLAGMTTVNLFLFVFFARRYSYKNVQKVAVVVDSYEGKSDYGRGENEV
- the LOC131614125 gene encoding uncharacterized protein LOC131614125 yields the protein MVVNEVVDYANKEGRSYFLFKVDFEKAYNKVNWNFLSSMLKKMEFGALWMKWIDLLIFQSKISILVNESPTKELKVERVAEGLTGLVTKAIYIGEFEGFLFNGKCKVDILQFTDDTLLIGEGIRKQVWAIKTVLKAFEMVSGFGINYHKSKLIGINVSSNLLEAASSLLSCTVEGKVLNGEVLNIVPSFSSSWWKDILSLGKNSHHDVMINSCTFNIDRGFTTSFWHSVCISDLPLKDCFPSLYYVSKLERILVAGMGVGGRMFGVGGTLGCSGIGRSLFFKCSIVKLIWKEIAEWIGMSDVKVEDPKGSFMYWYNSCKHMKMKEGKLSCIWLASTWNIWLLRNDILFRKDP